The nucleotide window CTGGACGGCATGGTTTACCAAAGAGATTCCTTTTTCTGATGGACCTTATAAATTTTCAGGACTGCCAGGACTTATTGTAAAGCTGGAAGATGACAAAGGAGATTATAAATTTGATCTTGTTAAAAAGATTAATATTAAAAATGCTTTTGAAGAACAGATTCAGCCGGATGCCAAACAAAGTACAAGGATAAATTTCCATGGCGATAAAGCAGCGTTGGAGCTGGAGTTTGGTAAAAGCAGAAAAGCAATGGCTGGAAATATGAATTTTGGAGGAGGAAAACATGGTGGCATGGGTGGAATGAGTGGCGGAGGAATGAGAGGCGGTGGCCATGGCGGTGGCGGAATGCACAGAGGAATGGGTGGTGAAAATCAAGGAATTCCTGTCTCAACAGATTCGTCTGGAGAAGTTCCTTCTTTGACCCATACAGCCCAGAATCCAATTGAATTAAAATAAATAAAAATATAAATGAAAAAATTAGGTATTATCGCATTGGCACTCTTCATACAGAATGTTTCTGCACAGACAAACAGGTTTGTGTATCAGGTGACTATGAAACCGGATGCAGAAAATAAAACAGATATCAAGACAGAAAATGCTTATCTGGATATTTCTCCGGAAAAATCAGTTTTTTATTCTGAAAACAGAATCAAAAGAGATTCTATCATGCAAAAAGCATTTCAAGGTGGAGGAGGAAGAGGAAGTATCAACAGAGATCAGATGGAAAGTCTGAGGTCCAATATCAACTATTCCGTAGAAAAGGATAAGACAAACCAAAAGACCTACTTCAAAGACAGAATCGGACGTGATATTTATTCATACGAAGAAGACAGACCGCTGAACTGGAAAATAGAGTCAGAAACAAGAAAAATTGGCGAATACAAAGTTCAGAAAGCAGAAACCGATTTTGGAGGCAGAAAATGGACTGCCTGGTTTACCACAGATCTTCCTTATCAGGACGGACCATACAAGTTTGGCGGACTTCCGGGATTAATTGTAAAAATAGAAGATGACAAAGGAGATTATTCTTTTGATCTCATGAAGAATTACAAAATCGCAGAATTTCCGACTTTGAACCAGTTTGGGAACACTTTAAAAGTGAAAAGAGCCG belongs to Chryseobacterium gleum and includes:
- a CDS encoding GLPGLI family protein; protein product: MKKLGIIALALFIQNVSAQTNRFVYQVTMKPDAENKTDIKTENAYLDISPEKSVFYSENRIKRDSIMQKAFQGGGGRGSINRDQMESLRSNINYSVEKDKTNQKTYFKDRIGRDIYSYEEDRPLNWKIESETRKIGEYKVQKAETDFGGRKWTAWFTTDLPYQDGPYKFGGLPGLIVKIEDDKGDYSFDLMKNYKIAEFPTLNQFGNTLKVKRADFVKQQQKFKTDPMSFMNQGGGVAAPMRTGGPGGGGNQNPADMRKRMEERIKEEAKRNSNPIELQ